In the Candidatus Woesearchaeota archaeon genome, one interval contains:
- a CDS encoding stage II sporulation protein M, producing the protein MRKKTKNKSKSIKKYEHEYFAFFKSIFYSHRYLLYVVISFFMLGFIAAFFMPNNFKLQLFDSLALLVESVHTSNSALLTFNIFFNNLYVAVLMSLSGLLLLPPFLLLLSNGLVIGLMFDLGFKLAHLNGFIPIQMVLGIIPHGIFELPALFLSSTLGVAVLLKLIFRKKLFIQFSFWKFARNNLKAFIEIVILLLLIAAIVEVYVTGAFISESLSDSIRIRNESLSAVILDGSNLNELDNVVKINEIDSTKFKKQSDHLLNNARINFMSTIHLVYNPELFAFFSSFVDVQYTTKIHTINENSILSQSVFSFDSKQDASDYLFLLNELESNFNISGFSSKQMSAGDFNYSHVTYNSESLFNHRFIKQHQDNFLLFNIQLENGSLDLFELIISELN; encoded by the coding sequence ATGAGAAAAAAAACAAAAAACAAATCAAAATCAATTAAAAAATACGAACACGAGTATTTTGCTTTTTTCAAATCTATTTTTTACTCTCATCGGTATTTATTGTATGTTGTCATTTCTTTTTTCATGTTAGGTTTTATTGCTGCATTTTTCATGCCTAATAATTTTAAACTTCAATTATTTGATTCACTAGCTTTGTTAGTTGAGTCTGTCCACACATCTAATTCTGCGCTCTTAACGTTTAATATATTCTTCAACAATTTGTATGTGGCAGTTTTAATGTCTCTGTCAGGCTTGTTATTATTGCCTCCATTCTTGCTCTTGCTATCCAACGGGTTAGTTATTGGATTGATGTTTGATTTGGGGTTTAAGTTAGCGCATCTTAATGGGTTTATTCCAATTCAAATGGTATTGGGAATCATTCCTCATGGAATTTTTGAATTGCCTGCGTTATTTCTTTCATCAACATTAGGGGTTGCAGTTTTATTAAAATTAATTTTTAGAAAAAAATTGTTTATTCAATTCTCATTTTGGAAGTTTGCAAGAAATAATTTGAAAGCATTTATAGAAATTGTAATTCTTCTTTTATTAATTGCAGCAATCGTTGAAGTTTATGTGACTGGTGCATTTATTAGTGAAAGTTTAAGTGATAGTATTCGTATAAGAAATGAATCACTATCAGCAGTTATTCTTGATGGTTCGAATTTAAACGAGTTAGATAATGTTGTAAAAATAAATGAAATAGATTCAACTAAATTTAAGAAACAATCAGATCATTTGCTTAATAACGCAAGAATTAATTTTATGTCAACAATTCATTTAGTGTACAATCCCGAACTTTTTGCTTTTTTTTCATCTTTTGTGGACGTACAATATACAACAAAAATCCACACAATTAATGAAAATTCAATTTTATCTCAATCAGTATTCTCATTTGATTCAAAACAAGATGCAAGCGATTATCTTTTTTTATTAAATGAACTTGAATCAAACTTTAATATTTCTGGATTTTCATCAAAACAAATGAGTGCGGGTGATTTTAATTATTCTCATGTAACTTATAATTCTGAGTCCTTATTCAATCATAGATTTATTAAACAGCATCAAGATAACTTTTTGTTGTTTAATAT
- a CDS encoding NADH:ubiquinone oxidoreductase — MTDNVKKITKPRKPKVGFFSFTCCQGCQFTVLFIDEILNILNKFDVKYFHLIKEKNREGKFDIVFVEGAITTKKELKKLKQIREKSKIVVAMGACACHGGIPAMRNFLENSELNKYVYNQNMLKDSIEAKGVGEHITVDYYLRGCPIIKEEFVEFVKKYLKKEKIEEFIGPVCVQCSKRGKDCFLTQKKMCLGAITHGGCGAICTKENIPCVLCRGPVDHANFTGEIKLFESWGVSYEEIKNKLTEFDNIKLDDPKK; from the coding sequence ATGACAGACAATGTCAAAAAAATAACAAAACCACGTAAACCGAAAGTAGGTTTTTTTTCATTCACTTGCTGTCAAGGCTGCCAATTTACAGTTTTATTCATCGATGAAATTCTAAATATATTAAATAAATTTGATGTTAAATATTTCCACCTAATAAAAGAAAAAAATAGAGAGGGAAAGTTTGACATAGTATTTGTCGAAGGTGCTATAACCACAAAAAAGGAATTAAAAAAACTAAAACAAATTAGAGAAAAATCAAAAATTGTTGTTGCTATGGGTGCTTGTGCATGCCATGGAGGGATACCTGCAATGCGAAACTTTCTTGAAAATTCTGAATTAAATAAATATGTATATAACCAAAATATGTTAAAAGATTCCATTGAAGCAAAAGGCGTTGGAGAACACATAACAGTAGATTACTATCTTAGAGGATGTCCAATAATTAAAGAAGAATTTGTTGAATTTGTAAAAAAATATTTGAAAAAAGAAAAAATAGAAGAATTCATAGGTCCAGTATGTGTTCAATGTTCAAAACGAGGAAAGGATTGTTTCTTAACTCAAAAGAAAATGTGTTTAGGTGCTATAACTCATGGAGGTTGTGGTGCCATATGTACAAAAGAAAATATTCCTTGTGTTCTTTGTCGAGGACCAGTTGATCACGCAAATTTTACAGGAGAAATAAAATTATTTGAAAGTTGGGGAGTTAGTTATGAAGAAATCAAAAATAAACTAACTGAATTTGATAATATCAAATTGGATGATCCCAAAAAATAA
- a CDS encoding Ni/Fe hydrogenase subunit alpha — protein sequence MSKTINLNHITKIEGHAKLHIVVDGNKIKKAELKIFEGSRYFEGILKGKKFDEVPIIASRICGVCSVVHTIAANKAIEDAFEITVSKQTKLLRELLNIGGIIQSHVLHLYFLVLPDYYGYSSAIEMAPTHKELIKTALRIKKAGNKIVRVVAGRDIHPIAEVIGGLSRTPDETALKSLLSELKSIKKDAKFTLNVFDELDYPSIILDHPYFGFGGGSYFYSDKVINGLDGEEYTEKEYEKHFKEFLRKGSTAEFATKEGKTYMVGALPRILLRIEKNDLKTQKKYLKKILNNKWNPYMNVLAQAIEINEGIINSIEILEQVLLNFKKESPATFVVKKSEGIGRVEAPRGMLFHQYKFDSKGNCTFANITTPTTQNLAHVEDAIKILVETLLLDEKKSKKDIKLDIEKLIRAYDPCISCSTHFLELNWEEFKK from the coding sequence ATGAGCAAAACAATAAATCTTAATCACATAACTAAAATTGAAGGGCATGCGAAGCTACACATAGTAGTAGATGGAAATAAAATAAAAAAAGCAGAATTGAAAATCTTTGAAGGAAGCAGATATTTTGAAGGAATACTGAAAGGTAAAAAATTTGATGAAGTTCCAATAATTGCTTCACGAATTTGTGGAGTGTGTTCTGTAGTTCATACGATTGCAGCAAACAAAGCTATTGAAGATGCATTCGAAATAACGGTCAGCAAACAAACAAAATTACTTCGAGAACTTCTAAACATAGGAGGAATTATTCAGAGTCATGTTTTACACCTATATTTTTTAGTCTTACCAGACTATTATGGGTATAGCAGTGCAATTGAGATGGCGCCAACCCATAAAGAATTAATTAAAACTGCACTAAGAATTAAAAAAGCAGGAAATAAAATAGTTAGAGTGGTTGCAGGACGAGATATACATCCAATTGCAGAAGTTATTGGCGGTCTTTCTCGAACTCCTGATGAAACTGCATTGAAAAGTTTACTATCTGAATTAAAAAGCATAAAAAAAGATGCAAAATTTACTCTAAATGTTTTTGACGAATTAGATTATCCCTCAATTATTTTAGACCACCCTTATTTTGGGTTTGGAGGGGGAAGTTATTTTTATTCAGACAAAGTCATAAATGGTCTTGACGGTGAAGAATACACTGAAAAAGAATATGAAAAACATTTTAAAGAATTCTTAAGAAAAGGATCAACTGCAGAATTTGCCACAAAAGAAGGCAAAACCTACATGGTCGGAGCATTACCTCGAATATTACTTCGAATCGAAAAAAATGATTTAAAAACTCAAAAAAAATATTTAAAAAAAATCTTAAACAATAAATGGAATCCATATATGAATGTTCTTGCGCAAGCAATAGAAATCAATGAAGGAATAATCAACTCAATTGAAATTTTAGAACAAGTTTTATTAAATTTTAAAAAAGAATCTCCTGCAACTTTTGTTGTTAAAAAATCTGAGGGAATTGGACGAGTAGAAGCTCCACGAGGGATGCTATTTCACCAATACAAATTTGACTCCAAAGGAAACTGTACTTTTGCAAATATCACCACCCCCACAACGCAAAACTTAGCACATGTTGAGGATGCAATTAAGATACTTGTTGAAACATTATTACTTGATGAAAAAAAGAGTAAGAAAGACATTAAACTTGATATTGAAAAATTAATACGCGCATATGATCCTTGCATAAGTTGTTCAACGCACTTTTTAGAACTTAATTGGGAAGAATTCAAGAAATGA
- a CDS encoding nucleotide pyrophosphohydrolase, with amino-acid sequence MVNEINLLKEKVKKFSVDRDWEQYHSPKELAIALVLESSEVLDLFRFKENANPDSVALELADVLNILLRLSDVLNLDIIYWFEKKMAENEKKYPISKCHGLSKKYDEL; translated from the coding sequence ATGGTCAATGAAATAAATTTATTAAAAGAAAAAGTAAAAAAATTTAGTGTGGATAGGGATTGGGAACAGTATCATTCACCTAAAGAATTAGCAATAGCTCTTGTTCTAGAGTCAAGCGAAGTTCTTGATTTATTTAGATTTAAAGAAAACGCAAATCCTGATAGCGTTGCGTTAGAACTGGCAGATGTGTTAAATATTTTGTTAAGACTGTCAGATGTTTTAAATTTAGATATTATTTACTGGTTTGAAAAAAAGATGGCAGAAAATGAAAAAAAATATCCTATTAGTAAATGCCATGGGTTAAGTAAGAAGTATGATGAATTATAG
- a CDS encoding DMT family transporter gives MEKRGLIFVFLTAVISGLAIFLNKIGVGGINPSVFTFSKNILVFALLLVTIIGLKEFKQIKSLKKKEWGFLSVIGLLGGSIPFLLFFKGLSITTGIKGAFIHKTMFVYVAILSIIFFKEKLNKQTIFVGATLLIGNILLLRLSWQTLNLGDLLIFLATVCWAGETILSKKILKTVQPKIVALGRMGFGSMFILGYLFAAGEIREVLMMNYEQILWIIITSIFLLGYVWTWYTGLQKVSATVATCILMFGSIITSLLNLIFLDNILNINQIIGVMFIGVGIISVIFLEKQIITNKNSNLKFNSIN, from the coding sequence ATGGAAAAAAGAGGACTAATATTTGTATTTCTAACCGCAGTAATAAGTGGACTGGCAATATTCCTAAATAAAATAGGAGTCGGCGGAATAAATCCTAGCGTTTTTACTTTTTCAAAAAATATTCTTGTTTTTGCATTATTATTAGTCACCATAATTGGACTTAAAGAATTCAAACAAATTAAATCATTAAAAAAAAAAGAATGGGGTTTTTTGAGCGTTATTGGACTATTAGGTGGAAGCATACCATTTTTACTCTTCTTTAAAGGATTGAGTATCACCACAGGAATTAAAGGTGCGTTCATCCACAAAACAATGTTTGTTTATGTTGCGATACTATCAATAATATTTTTTAAAGAAAAATTAAATAAACAAACCATATTTGTTGGTGCAACCCTCCTAATAGGAAATATTCTTCTTTTAAGATTAAGTTGGCAAACCTTAAATTTAGGAGATTTACTTATTTTTCTTGCCACAGTATGTTGGGCAGGGGAAACTATTTTGTCAAAAAAAATATTAAAAACTGTTCAACCAAAGATTGTAGCATTAGGCAGAATGGGATTTGGAAGCATGTTTATTTTAGGATATTTATTTGCAGCAGGAGAGATTAGAGAAGTATTAATGATGAATTATGAACAAATATTATGGATCATTATCACTTCAATATTTTTGCTAGGTTATGTTTGGACGTGGTATACTGGACTGCAAAAAGTCAGCGCAACTGTTGCAACTTGCATTTTAATGTTCGGCTCAATAATAACCAGCTTACTTAACCTAATATTTTTAGACAATATTTTAAACATCAATCAAATTATTGGAGTTATGTTTATTGGAGTCGGAATAATATCAGTTATTTTTTTAGAAAAACAAATTATCACAAATAAAAATTCAAACCTAAAATTTAATTCTATTAATTAA
- a CDS encoding HypC/HybG/HupF family hydrogenase formation chaperone yields the protein MCLSIPGKIVEIKSDTAIVDYGHTKREVKLLEIPKLGEYVLVSGGFIVSIVSEREALDFLKTLKQMEEQSVNYCDDE from the coding sequence ATGTGTTTGTCAATACCTGGAAAAATTGTAGAAATTAAGTCTGATACTGCAATTGTTGACTATGGTCACACTAAACGCGAAGTTAAACTTCTTGAAATTCCTAAATTGGGCGAATACGTTTTAGTCTCAGGCGGGTTTATTGTGTCTATTGTAAGTGAGCGTGAAGCGCTTGATTTTCTGAAAACATTAAAACAAATGGAAGAACAATCAGTAAATTATTGTGATGATGAGTAA
- a CDS encoding phosphate uptake regulator PhoU, which translates to MRRKIIKQGASTLTVSLPASWAKKFSLNSGDEINLEEDNKKLIISTQKEFKSKKSEINISSWSRSLVFVSITNVYIRGDDEVIVKYKEPKEADWVMHMTESLIGYEAVEQTKNHLLIRDLSGNNEVEFDMIERRLFRLVLFMAKDGLDCLKKKDITQLKELWIRDREVNKFCAYCLRILNKKGHKDFEKTQHHYNVIQFLELLGDEYSRLYKNTEKGVRKELIPLFEQIVKMNEDFYNLFYNYDPNLAMKILDQKNDIRDQTKKVYKNVTSEELQFTYRMRKIAELIADIMKIMLVMMC; encoded by the coding sequence ATGAGACGAAAAATAATCAAACAAGGTGCATCAACGCTCACAGTTAGTTTACCTGCTTCATGGGCAAAAAAATTCAGTTTAAATTCCGGAGACGAAATAAACCTTGAAGAAGATAATAAAAAACTCATAATCTCAACTCAAAAAGAATTCAAAAGTAAAAAAAGTGAAATTAATATTAGCTCATGGAGTAGAAGTTTAGTTTTTGTTTCCATAACCAACGTATACATAAGAGGAGACGATGAGGTCATTGTAAAATATAAAGAACCAAAAGAAGCAGACTGGGTCATGCACATGACTGAAAGTTTAATTGGTTATGAAGCCGTCGAACAAACAAAAAATCATTTACTCATAAGAGATTTATCAGGAAATAATGAAGTAGAATTTGATATGATCGAAAGACGACTATTTCGCCTAGTATTATTTATGGCAAAAGATGGTCTTGATTGTTTAAAGAAAAAAGACATAACTCAATTAAAAGAATTATGGATAAGGGATCGCGAAGTAAATAAATTCTGCGCGTATTGTTTGCGAATTTTAAATAAAAAAGGCCACAAAGACTTTGAAAAAACACAACACCACTACAACGTAATTCAATTTTTAGAATTACTCGGCGACGAGTATTCAAGACTTTACAAAAATACAGAAAAAGGAGTTAGAAAAGAATTAATACCACTATTTGAGCAAATTGTTAAAATGAATGAAGATTTTTATAATTTATTTTACAACTATGATCCTAATCTTGCAATGAAAATACTCGATCAAAAAAATGATATTCGCGATCAAACTAAAAAAGTATATAAAAATGTAACTAGCGAAGAATTACAGTTCACCTATAGGATGAGAAAGATTGCAGAACTAATAGCAGACATTATGAAAATCATGCTGGTTATGATGTGTTAA
- the thrS gene encoding threonine--tRNA ligase, with translation MVKITFPDGNIKEYEKVCGLDIARGISPGLEQAALAVKANDKLLDLTTTITTDSKIQIITFRDSEGVEIFQHSATHLLMHALSRLYGAIPGIGPAIESGYYHDFDCETQINIDNLPEIEQEMKKIVKERIEIKKIVKPIEEAVDFLKKKGYKYTLELVEELKEKGETEVSFYEQGDFINMCKGPHVPNTSKLKASKLTKIAGAYWRGDAKNKQLQRIYGISFPDKKPLKEKLRQIEEAEKNDHNKVGRQMSLFTTSDIIGQGLPLMMPKGSKILQILQRWIEDEEESRGYLLTKTPVMAKSELYKVSGHWEHYKDGMFQITNDGDILALRPMTCPFQFIIYNAESRSYRDLPIRYNETSPLFRKEESGEMHGLTRIRQFTLSEGHIVCRPDQLEHEFKEVVDLVNYIMKTLKIDDIIWYRFSKWDPNKEGGKYIDNPKAWEGSQKAMKKILDDLNLDYVEAEGEAAFYGPKLDIQTKNVYGKEDTLITIQIDFALPERFDMTYVDTDGVKKRPMIVHRSSIGCYERTLALLIEHYKGKFPLWLNPNQVKILTVADRHIDYAKKLKEEFNKNKVRVEIDERSESIPKKVRAAQLDQFNYILVVGDKEQESHTVNIRTRDNVVHGEKPVIEFIEQILKEIDERL, from the coding sequence ATGGTAAAAATAACCTTCCCTGATGGGAACATAAAAGAATACGAAAAAGTCTGTGGACTCGATATCGCAAGAGGAATTAGTCCTGGACTTGAGCAAGCAGCACTTGCAGTTAAAGCAAACGACAAATTATTAGATTTAACTACTACAATCACAACAGATTCAAAAATTCAAATCATTACTTTTAGAGATTCGGAGGGAGTGGAAATTTTTCAACACTCAGCAACACATCTTTTAATGCATGCATTATCTAGATTATATGGTGCAATTCCGGGTATTGGTCCTGCAATTGAAAGTGGTTATTATCATGACTTTGATTGTGAGACTCAAATTAATATTGATAATCTTCCTGAAATAGAGCAAGAAATGAAAAAAATAGTAAAAGAAAGAATTGAAATAAAAAAAATAGTTAAACCAATTGAAGAAGCTGTTGATTTTTTAAAAAAGAAAGGGTACAAATATACTCTTGAACTTGTTGAAGAGTTAAAGGAAAAAGGAGAAACTGAAGTTTCATTTTATGAGCAAGGAGATTTTATTAATATGTGTAAAGGTCCGCACGTTCCAAACACAAGTAAACTGAAAGCTTCAAAATTAACTAAAATTGCAGGAGCTTATTGGAGAGGAGATGCAAAAAATAAACAACTTCAAAGAATTTATGGGATTTCTTTTCCTGATAAAAAACCATTAAAAGAAAAATTAAGACAAATTGAAGAAGCAGAAAAAAATGACCATAATAAAGTTGGAAGACAAATGAGTCTTTTTACAACTAGTGATATTATTGGTCAAGGACTTCCGTTAATGATGCCAAAAGGCAGTAAGATATTGCAAATTCTTCAACGTTGGATTGAAGATGAAGAAGAAAGCAGGGGTTACTTGCTTACAAAAACTCCTGTCATGGCAAAAAGTGAGTTATACAAAGTCTCAGGTCACTGGGAACACTATAAGGATGGAATGTTTCAAATAACTAATGATGGTGATATTCTCGCGCTAAGACCTATGACTTGTCCATTTCAATTTATTATCTATAATGCTGAGTCTAGGAGTTATAGGGATCTTCCTATAAGGTACAATGAAACTTCTCCTCTTTTTAGAAAGGAAGAATCAGGGGAGATGCATGGTCTAACTAGGATACGTCAGTTTACGCTATCCGAAGGTCATATTGTTTGTAGGCCAGATCAATTGGAACATGAGTTTAAGGAAGTTGTTGATTTAGTAAATTATATTATGAAGACTCTTAAGATTGACGATATAATTTGGTATAGATTTTCAAAGTGGGATCCTAATAAAGAGGGTGGAAAATATATTGATAATCCGAAAGCTTGGGAAGGTTCACAAAAAGCAATGAAAAAAATTCTAGACGATCTTAATCTTGATTATGTTGAAGCAGAGGGCGAAGCTGCATTTTATGGTCCTAAGCTAGACATTCAGACAAAAAATGTTTACGGAAAAGAAGATACGTTAATAACTATTCAAATTGATTTTGCATTACCGGAAAGATTTGACATGACTTATGTTGATACTGATGGAGTGAAAAAAAGACCTATGATAGTTCACAGATCTTCAATTGGTTGTTATGAAAGAACTCTTGCACTTTTAATCGAGCACTATAAAGGAAAATTCCCTCTTTGGTTAAATCCTAACCAAGTTAAAATTTTAACTGTGGCGGATAGACATATTGATTACGCAAAAAAACTCAAAGAAGAGTTTAACAAAAATAAAGTCAGGGTTGAAATTGATGAACGATCTGAGTCTATTCCTAAAAAAGTTAGAGCTGCGCAACTTGACCAATTTAACTATATTTTGGTTGTTGGAGATAAAGAACAAGAGAGTCATACTGTAAACATAAGAACTAGGGATAATGTTGTTCACGGGGAGAAACCAGTAATTGAATTCATAGAACAAATCTTAAAAGAAATTGATGAAAGATTATAA
- the corA gene encoding magnesium/cobalt transporter CorA, with amino-acid sequence MLNVFHKKRGVVSKTNQYSSKEFSSQEFIWFDLVNPSSEELVLVSEASKIPLVDLKDYSGSNERPKVYDEDDFSLIVFGAPHEQKRIHHGPHKNFEVETASMSFFITKKKKVVTIRKQEFGAINRVYKKIEVKPNFMNSHVSLIHLILDEMLADFFHFLDTFDLDIDTVENEVFKKAESAHINRIFRIKKSLIYFHKTLIANREVITAIEKGYLAAFSKKETLKFRDLYHDITQLIDSGETLRDILTGIIDIYLSSVSNNLNIVMKRLTVMASYILVPTLISGVYGMNFKFMPELYWKYGYAFALITMIVSILAMRWYFKKESWL; translated from the coding sequence ATGCTTAATGTTTTTCATAAAAAAAGAGGGGTTGTTAGCAAGACTAATCAATATTCATCTAAAGAGTTTTCTTCTCAAGAGTTTATTTGGTTTGATTTAGTTAATCCATCTAGTGAAGAATTAGTTCTAGTTTCTGAAGCGTCAAAAATTCCTTTAGTTGATCTTAAAGATTATTCAGGGTCTAATGAACGCCCGAAGGTTTATGATGAAGATGACTTTTCATTGATTGTTTTTGGTGCTCCGCATGAGCAGAAAAGAATTCATCATGGGCCGCATAAAAATTTTGAAGTTGAAACAGCATCGATGTCTTTTTTTATAACTAAAAAAAAGAAAGTAGTAACAATTCGTAAACAAGAATTTGGTGCAATTAATAGGGTTTACAAAAAAATAGAAGTAAAACCTAATTTTATGAACTCTCACGTTTCTTTAATTCATTTAATTTTAGATGAAATGCTTGCTGACTTTTTTCATTTTTTAGACACGTTTGATTTAGATATTGATACTGTGGAAAATGAAGTTTTTAAAAAAGCAGAATCTGCACACATTAATAGAATTTTTCGTATAAAAAAATCGTTAATTTATTTCCATAAAACTTTAATTGCAAATAGAGAAGTTATTACTGCAATTGAAAAAGGTTATCTTGCAGCATTTTCTAAAAAAGAAACTTTAAAATTTAGGGATTTGTATCACGACATAACTCAATTAATTGATTCTGGAGAAACATTACGAGATATTCTTACTGGAATTATTGATATTTATTTATCTTCTGTTTCTAATAATCTTAATATTGTTATGAAGCGTTTAACTGTTATGGCATCATACATTCTGGTTCCAACTTTAATTAGTGGAGTTTATGGTATGAATTTTAAGTTTATGCCTGAATTATATTGGAAATATGGTTACGCATTTGCATTGATTACTATGATAGTTTCAATTCTAGCCATGCGTTGGTATTTCAAAAAAGAGAGTTGGCTCTAA
- a CDS encoding DUF1704 domain-containing protein, producing the protein MISKFDHTEGTEQLKKIDEQLFEIGKQIQFALINPTNIEHEKKIVLSDSDYNPLFEYEDVDFESTIAEIESINSHNSIMGNIFEKKRIGILNRAKAIQSRGTSQFTKHGLNSFGQGTKGLIDDAKKLLDVTQTETGKTESSLTAVHQLHAEVKHYGFDYLVDHVDMSASAMVQPSKRIVLLNKNMRYSQRFIKQLIVHEIGTHVLRAENGRLQPYKIFATGFPNYLATEEGFAVYNEERCGLLDKRVLQKYAARAIATDMALDKSFSEIYNYLQTYMSKDWAFQFALRAKRGLGDSSKPGGCTKDYVYLDGYLKVKGFIEGGGSIKDLYYGKIGLEHVDDVKKIPGIKTPKFLLRKDLFKALTEF; encoded by the coding sequence ATGATAAGTAAGTTTGATCACACAGAAGGAACTGAACAATTAAAAAAAATAGATGAACAATTATTTGAAATTGGAAAACAAATACAGTTTGCACTCATTAATCCCACCAACATAGAACATGAAAAAAAAATAGTTTTATCAGATTCGGATTATAATCCATTATTTGAATATGAAGATGTAGATTTTGAATCAACTATTGCAGAAATTGAAAGTATTAACTCACATAATTCAATTATGGGCAACATATTTGAAAAGAAACGAATAGGAATTTTAAATCGAGCAAAGGCAATTCAATCACGCGGAACTTCCCAATTTACGAAACATGGCCTTAATAGTTTTGGTCAAGGCACTAAAGGACTAATTGATGATGCAAAAAAATTGTTAGATGTAACTCAGACTGAAACTGGAAAAACGGAGAGTTCACTTACGGCAGTACACCAATTACATGCAGAAGTAAAACATTACGGTTTTGATTATCTTGTTGATCATGTTGACATGAGTGCGTCTGCCATGGTTCAACCTTCAAAAAGAATAGTTTTACTGAATAAAAATATGAGGTATAGTCAAAGATTTATCAAACAATTAATAGTTCATGAAATAGGCACGCACGTATTAAGGGCAGAAAATGGAAGACTTCAACCCTACAAAATATTTGCTACTGGCTTTCCTAATTATCTCGCAACAGAAGAAGGATTTGCAGTTTATAATGAAGAACGATGCGGCCTTCTTGACAAAAGAGTATTACAAAAATATGCTGCAAGAGCAATTGCAACAGATATGGCACTTGATAAAAGTTTTTCTGAAATTTATAATTATTTACAAACTTACATGAGTAAAGATTGGGCATTTCAATTTGCATTACGAGCTAAAAGAGGACTGGGCGATTCAAGCAAACCCGGCGGGTGCACTAAAGACTATGTTTATTTAGATGGATACCTCAAAGTCAAGGGATTTATTGAAGGAGGAGGATCCATTAAAGACTTATATTATGGAAAAATAGGACTTGAACATGTTGATGATGTAAAAAAGATACCCGGAATTAAAACACCCAAATTTCTACTTAGAAAAGACTTGTTTAAAGCACTAACCGAATTCTAA
- a CDS encoding peptidyl-tRNA hydrolase: MNAEEMKLVILVRNDLKLPKGKIGAQCGHAAVEAVLKQLDKSKDKVRKWRQEGQKKIVLKINSEGDLLKYMQQAKDQGINTALITDAGRTVVEPGTKTCLAIGPDLETEIDLVTGKLSPL; encoded by the coding sequence ATGAATGCAGAAGAAATGAAATTAGTTATTTTAGTTAGAAATGATCTAAAACTGCCAAAAGGAAAAATTGGCGCACAATGTGGACATGCAGCAGTTGAAGCAGTATTAAAACAATTAGATAAATCTAAAGATAAAGTTCGTAAATGGCGACAAGAAGGTCAAAAAAAAATTGTTTTGAAAATAAATTCAGAAGGAGACTTACTAAAATATATGCAACAGGCAAAAGATCAAGGCATAAATACTGCACTCATAACTGATGCGGGAAGAACAGTTGTTGAACCTGGAACTAAAACTTGTCTTGCAATAGGACCTGACCTGGAAACTGAAATTGATCTTGTAACGGGAAAATTAAGCCCATTATAA